In Triticum urartu cultivar G1812 unplaced genomic scaffold, Tu2.1 TuUngrouped_contig_2968, whole genome shotgun sequence, the genomic stretch GGATAGTAGAAGAGGAGCGGACGGCGACGACGACAATCCACGCTCGCGCCCATGGGAAAGGAGAGGACCAACGGCAGCTGCGCTGGCGATCCGCGCTCGTGCCCATGGGACAGCAGAGGAGTTGCGGCGGGCAACATCCGCAATCCATACTTATGTCCGGACAACACAAGAAGAGTGGGAAGGTATCGCAAGGATAGAAAGAAAATTATAGGATAGTAATACCCCCACTAACTGAGGACCAAGAGAGTGCGCGAGATGGTCCATCGATAGAATATTTAATCTGAGACATTAGTTTGTGTGAAAGATACCGTCAAATGTGATCAATTGACGTCCCTAGTAATTCTATATATATTTTTTTGATGTGCCTATAGGGGATTTCATGTTTGCTCTTTTAATAATAGGACAGATTTAGATAGCGTAGGCCGTAGATACACACTCGTGGGAGGAAAAAAAAGATACAAAAGGCTATCTTTAGTGTAACTTTGGGCCGATCCATTTCCACATTTCATTTTGGGCTGCCTGCTGCTTCGACTCCACCGACCACATCCCGCTCGTCTCCAACAAACCTAAGAACCAGATCCTGGTGTGGGACCCCGTCACCGGCGACCAGCACCGCCTTGTGGTGCCCCCGGGGGTTGCGGCACATGCAGAGAAGACAGTGATCAACGGGGCGGTGCTTCGTGCTCGTGCCGCCGGAGATGATGCCCAGCACTTCCAGGTGGTGTTGGCAGTGGCAGACAACGACGACGAGCAACACCATCGTGCTCTGGCCTGTGTTTACTCGTCAGAGACCGGCACATGGGGTGATCTCGTCTCAACACAGCTTCCACCTGATGTTCTAACGAGTGATGCTCCCACCTTGGTTTCTACTGACAAGCCTGCTGTGCTGGTTGGGGATTCCCT encodes the following:
- the LOC125527136 gene encoding uncharacterized protein LOC125527136; translated protein: MEKEKGGAAEVGCVHKLESVPASEHGRVEEERTATTTIHARAHGKGEDQRQLRWRSALVPMGQQRSCGGQHPQSILMSGQHKKSGKCNFGPIHFHISFWAACCFDSTDHIPLVSNKPKNQILVWDPVTGDQHRLVVPPGVAAHAEKTVINGAVLRARAAGDDAQHFQVVLAVADNDDEQHHRALACVYSSETGTWGDLVSTQLPPDVLTSDAPTLVSTDKPAVLVGDSLYWKLAGNMDGILEFDLEKQSLAVIQVPVHILEEGQYMFLIMRAEGGGLGLLTQTDCSIQLWKMNTDCDGVASWGLGRTIELDKLLSLNSEETDMLIPGLEEENNVVFVWTDHIVFMVQLESMKFKKLSGTYPLSHYHPFRSVYAAGKACLQIFIVTKPI